In Candidatus Blochmannia vicinus, one DNA window encodes the following:
- the guaB gene encoding IMP dehydrogenase — protein sequence MFSFDKEALTFDDVLIVPSYSKVLPAETVLDSLITSSVSLNIPIVSSAMDTVTESGLAIALAQEGGIGFIHKNMSLAHQINEVRRVKRYESGIVANPQCVTPDTTLLQVRELTSRNGFAGYPVVMGANELVGIVTSRDVRFVSDLSNCVSSVMTPKERLVTVLEKENRKIVLSKMHDKRVEKILLVDSLFRLKGMITAKDFEKAERKPHACKDDYGRLRVGAAVGVGSDCIERVVGLVDAGLDVLLVDSSHGHSDGVLKCITAIRNLYPNLPIVGGNVVTKDGALALVKSGVSAVKVGVGPGSICTTRIVTGVGIPQITAISNVSKALKNTDIPIIADGGIRFSGDIAKAIAAGAHCVMIGSLLAGTEESPGDIEFYQGRSFKTYRGMGSLGAMNQGSADRYFQQQDIVAACKLVPEGIEGRVPYKGKLETIVHQLMGGLRSCMGLTGCMTICDLRTQTKFIRVSHSSMQESHVHDVIITKESPNYRLR from the coding sequence ATGTTTTCTTTTGATAAAGAAGCTTTAACTTTTGATGATGTGCTTATTGTGCCGTCTTATTCGAAAGTTCTTCCTGCAGAGACGGTTTTAGATAGTTTAATAACTAGTTCTGTTTCTTTGAATATTCCTATTGTGTCTTCGGCTATGGATACAGTAACAGAATCAGGTTTAGCTATTGCTTTAGCACAGGAAGGCGGTATAGGTTTTATTCATAAAAATATGTCTTTGGCGCATCAAATCAATGAGGTACGTCGTGTTAAACGTTATGAAAGTGGAATAGTAGCTAATCCGCAGTGTGTTACTCCTGATACAACTTTATTACAAGTGAGAGAATTAACTTCTCGTAATGGGTTTGCTGGTTATCCTGTTGTGATGGGTGCAAATGAATTAGTAGGGATAGTTACAAGTCGTGATGTTAGATTTGTAAGTGATTTATCAAATTGTGTTTCTTCTGTTATGACTCCTAAGGAGCGTTTGGTTACAGTATTAGAAAAAGAAAATCGAAAAATAGTATTAAGCAAAATGCATGATAAGAGAGTGGAAAAAATTTTATTAGTTGATTCTTTGTTTCGTCTTAAAGGTATGATTACTGCAAAAGATTTTGAAAAAGCAGAGCGTAAGCCACATGCATGTAAAGATGATTATGGACGACTTAGAGTAGGCGCTGCTGTTGGAGTAGGGAGTGATTGTATAGAACGTGTTGTAGGGTTAGTTGATGCTGGTTTAGATGTATTGTTAGTTGATTCTTCGCATGGACATTCAGATGGGGTTTTAAAGTGTATTACAGCTATTAGAAACTTATATCCTAATTTGCCTATTGTGGGAGGTAATGTTGTTACTAAAGATGGTGCTTTAGCATTAGTAAAATCTGGTGTTAGTGCTGTGAAAGTTGGTGTTGGGCCTGGTTCTATTTGTACAACTCGTATTGTTACTGGTGTAGGAATTCCTCAAATTACTGCTATTTCTAATGTATCAAAAGCATTAAAAAATACAGATATTCCGATTATTGCAGATGGGGGTATTAGATTTTCTGGAGATATTGCTAAAGCAATTGCCGCTGGTGCTCACTGTGTGATGATTGGTTCGTTGCTAGCAGGAACAGAAGAATCGCCAGGAGATATAGAATTTTATCAGGGTAGGTCTTTTAAAACTTACCGTGGAATGGGTTCTTTAGGAGCTATGAATCAGGGATCTGCTGATCGTTATTTTCAACAACAGGATATTGTTGCCGCTTGTAAATTGGTTCCAGAAGGTATAGAGGGACGTGTTCCTTATAAAGGTAAATTGGAAACTATTGTACATCAATTAATGGGGGGTTTACGATCTTGTATGGGTTTAACAGGTTGTATGACTATTTGCGATTTAAGAACACAGACTAAATTTATTCGTGTAAGTCATTCTAGTATGCAAGAAAGTCATGTACATGATGTAATTATAACAAAAGAATCCCCTAATTATCGTTTAAGATAA
- the der gene encoding ribosome biogenesis GTPase Der, with translation MFPIITLIGQKNVGKSTLFNKLTHTHNALISDYPGLTRDRQYGYFQCKQFKSILIDTGGIDRLHCNIKKEDIQNYITHQTILSIQEADIILFLMDRQSIATSVNYDIFNFLKKLKKPIFIVINKIDNIPHHIHNIGWDCYSFGIKNIIFISAIHGNGINNLLENISLLISKNIFNCKNNISKNNLNTTINKKYINSSSYNEKNDPATTITLAVVGRPNSGKSTFINHILGKDRMITCNIPGTTRNCMHIPIIYNKQKYTLIDTAGVRKRNKIDDIAEKISVSKTLQIIKTAHILLFMGDVDQGISDQDLYLLRFIVNNGKALIIIFNKWDKISSNLHQKTKKNLYEKINFINFTKIHFISALYGNGIKTLFQSIKETHLHLQFTKTISTTRLINILHEAVSKSPPPLLYGRRIKPKYVHVGKHNPLTLIIHGNHVSKLPNSYKQYLKKYFYRILNITGILLTIQFKDTTNPFINK, from the coding sequence ATGTTTCCTATTATCACATTAATTGGACAAAAAAATGTAGGAAAATCTACTTTATTTAATAAATTAACACACACACATAATGCTTTAATTTCTGATTATCCAGGATTAACTCGAGACCGTCAATATGGTTACTTTCAATGCAAACAATTTAAATCTATTCTAATAGACACTGGAGGCATTGACAGACTACATTGCAATATAAAAAAAGAAGATATTCAAAATTATATAACTCATCAAACAATTTTATCAATACAAGAAGCTGACATCATACTTTTCCTTATGGATAGACAATCTATAGCAACATCTGTAAATTATGATATTTTTAATTTTTTAAAAAAATTAAAAAAACCTATATTTATTGTTATTAATAAAATTGATAATATTCCACATCATATCCATAATATAGGATGGGATTGTTATTCTTTTGGTATAAAAAATATCATCTTTATTTCTGCAATTCATGGAAACGGAATTAATAATTTATTAGAAAATATATCTCTACTAATTTCAAAAAATATATTTAATTGCAAAAATAATATATCTAAAAATAATTTAAATACAACTATTAATAAAAAATACATAAATTCATCATCATATAACGAAAAAAATGATCCTGCTACTACCATTACGTTAGCTGTTGTAGGACGACCTAACTCCGGAAAATCTACTTTTATTAATCATATTTTAGGAAAAGATCGTATGATAACCTGTAATATACCAGGGACTACTCGAAATTGCATGCATATACCTATTATATACAATAAACAAAAATATACACTAATTGATACAGCAGGAGTACGAAAAAGAAATAAAATAGACGACATAGCGGAAAAGATTTCTGTTTCTAAAACACTTCAAATCATTAAGACTGCGCACATCCTGTTATTTATGGGAGATGTAGATCAAGGTATATCTGACCAAGATCTATACTTATTACGGTTTATTGTAAATAATGGCAAGGCATTAATAATCATTTTTAATAAATGGGATAAAATATCCTCAAATTTACATCAAAAAACCAAGAAAAACCTATACGAAAAAATAAATTTTATTAATTTTACCAAAATACACTTCATTTCAGCATTGTACGGTAATGGTATTAAGACATTATTTCAATCAATTAAAGAAACACACCTACATTTACAGTTTACAAAAACTATTAGCACCACGCGTTTAATCAATATTCTACATGAAGCTGTTTCCAAATCCCCCCCTCCCCTGCTATATGGTAGAAGAATCAAACCCAAATATGTTCACGTTGGAAAACATAATCCATTAACTTTGATAATTCATGGAAATCATGTTAGCAAATTACCTAACAGTTATAAACAGTATTTAAAAAAATATTTCTATCGTATATTAAATATTACAGGTATTTTATTAACCATACAATTTAAAGACACCACTAATCCATTTATTAACAAATAA
- the rlmN gene encoding 23S rRNA (adenine(2503)-C(2))-methyltransferase RlmN: MCIKKINLLNMNKEELTIFFSKLGEKPFRSHQIMRWIYHYYCDDFNQMTNLSTSLKIKLNQIAEIRAPIITKKQLSSDGTIKWAMKVGQQQIETVYIPENIRTTLCISSQIGCPLGCSFCGTAKQGFNRNLNVSEIIGQIWRISKIIALNKHIKIKNNPPITNIVFMGMGEPLLNIINVVSAIKIMLDNLGFGFSKRHITISTAGVVPGITKLKDMIDIPLAISLHAPNDLIRNKIMPINKKYNINSVLEATREYLKQTKANQGRVTIEYILLDHINDEILHAHQLAKKLKDIPCKINLIPWNPIPNVQYTCSSHIRTHSFLKVLLKYNIVTIIRKIRGADINAACGQLTGEVINRINYNMIHH; this comes from the coding sequence ATGTGTATAAAAAAAATTAATTTACTTAATATGAACAAAGAAGAATTAACAATTTTTTTCTCCAAATTAGGTGAAAAACCTTTCCGTTCTCATCAAATAATGAGATGGATATACCACTACTATTGTGATGATTTCAATCAAATGACAAATTTAAGTACATCTTTAAAAATAAAATTAAATCAAATAGCAGAAATTCGCGCACCAATAATTACAAAAAAACAACTATCTTCAGATGGAACGATTAAATGGGCAATGAAAGTTGGTCAACAACAAATAGAAACAGTTTATATTCCTGAAAATATACGAACCACATTATGTATTTCATCGCAAATTGGGTGTCCTTTAGGATGTAGTTTTTGTGGAACAGCAAAGCAAGGATTTAACAGAAATTTAAATGTATCAGAAATTATTGGTCAAATTTGGAGAATATCAAAAATCATTGCTCTAAATAAACACATTAAAATAAAAAATAATCCTCCTATTACTAACATAGTATTTATGGGAATGGGAGAACCATTACTAAACATTATTAACGTGGTATCTGCAATAAAAATTATGTTAGATAATCTTGGTTTTGGATTTTCAAAACGACATATCACTATTTCAACTGCAGGAGTTGTCCCGGGCATAACAAAACTAAAAGATATGATTGATATACCGCTAGCTATATCTCTACACGCCCCAAATGATCTCATCAGAAACAAGATTATGCCAATTAACAAAAAATATAATATTAATAGTGTATTAGAAGCAACGCGCGAATATTTAAAACAAACTAAGGCTAATCAAGGACGAGTAACGATAGAATATATATTATTAGATCATATTAATGATGAAATTTTACACGCCCATCAACTAGCAAAAAAACTTAAAGATATACCATGTAAAATTAATTTAATTCCATGGAACCCAATTCCAAACGTACAATACACATGTAGCTCCCATATTCGTACTCACTCGTTTCTTAAAGTTTTATTAAAATATAACATAGTAACTATTATAAGAAAAATAAGAGGCGCAGATATTAATGCTGCTTGTGGACAGCTAACAGGAGAAGTCATTAACCGTATAAATTATAATATGATTCATCATTAA
- the guaA gene encoding glutamine-hydrolyzing GMP synthase — MVTLYNKIDHNIKCSDYRILVIDFGSQYTQLLLRRIRELGVYSELFSWNISESQISAFNPNGIILSGGPHSVVNLHFPCIPAFVFQLGIPIFGICYGMQIMSQQLGGEVQHLTTQREFGCTQITLITESILTNDMYDYVDSITGYSVLDVWMSHGDIVTTVPKGFTVIGINKYHQVAVMANEDRRLYGVQFHPEVTHTKQGKNILERFIMCICSCKSSWKIANIIDNIVMDIRVKVGNDKVVLGFSGGIDSLITALLLRRAIGCQFICMFIDNGLLLHREFDRIKDFCNKNYGLDIIYVPKEQLFLDALIGVVDPEEKRRVIGRIFTEVFEEQISNLVPTIKWLVQGTIYSDVIESGVSLFSFKNVIKSHHNVSCFSGIVNVQLLEPIRNLFKDEVRSIGLELGLPHNIVYRYPFPGPGLAIRILGEVRREYCDILRKVDFIFIEELKRDNLYYKISQAFAVFLPIHSVGIQGDQRKYEWVISLRAVETVDFMTARWAYLSYDFLNKVSNRIVNEVEGISRVVYDISSKPPATIEWE, encoded by the coding sequence ATGGTTACTTTATACAATAAAATAGACCATAATATAAAATGCAGTGATTACCGTATTTTAGTAATAGATTTTGGATCTCAATATACTCAATTATTATTAAGAAGAATCCGTGAGTTGGGTGTGTATTCTGAACTTTTTTCTTGGAACATTAGTGAGTCTCAAATAAGTGCATTTAATCCCAATGGAATTATTCTTTCGGGAGGTCCTCATAGTGTAGTTAATCTTCATTTTCCATGTATTCCTGCATTTGTATTTCAATTGGGTATACCTATATTTGGAATTTGTTATGGTATGCAGATTATGTCGCAACAGTTGGGTGGCGAGGTACAGCATTTAACTACTCAACGTGAGTTTGGTTGTACTCAAATAACACTCATTACTGAAAGTATTCTTACAAATGATATGTATGATTATGTTGATAGTATTACAGGTTATTCGGTACTGGATGTGTGGATGAGTCATGGAGATATAGTTACTACTGTCCCTAAAGGTTTTACTGTTATTGGTATTAATAAATATCATCAAGTTGCAGTTATGGCTAATGAGGATCGTCGATTATATGGTGTACAGTTTCATCCAGAAGTTACTCATACTAAACAAGGGAAAAATATTTTAGAGCGTTTTATTATGTGTATTTGCTCTTGTAAATCTTCATGGAAGATCGCTAATATTATCGATAATATTGTTATGGATATTCGTGTAAAGGTGGGTAATGATAAAGTAGTGCTTGGATTTTCAGGTGGTATTGATTCTCTTATTACAGCTTTATTATTGAGACGTGCCATTGGTTGTCAGTTTATTTGTATGTTTATTGACAATGGATTATTATTACATCGTGAATTTGATCGGATTAAGGATTTTTGTAATAAAAATTATGGTTTAGATATTATTTATGTGCCAAAAGAACAGTTGTTTTTAGATGCTTTAATTGGAGTTGTTGATCCAGAGGAAAAAAGAAGAGTAATTGGTAGGATTTTTACAGAAGTTTTTGAAGAACAAATTAGTAATTTGGTACCTACTATAAAATGGTTAGTTCAAGGTACTATATATTCGGATGTTATTGAATCTGGAGTGTCGTTGTTTTCTTTTAAAAATGTAATTAAGTCGCACCATAATGTGAGTTGTTTCTCAGGTATTGTGAATGTTCAATTGTTAGAGCCTATAAGGAACTTATTTAAAGATGAAGTTCGTAGCATTGGATTAGAATTAGGATTACCTCATAATATAGTATATCGTTATCCGTTTCCAGGGCCTGGTTTAGCTATTAGAATTTTGGGAGAGGTAAGAAGAGAATATTGTGATATTTTACGAAAGGTAGATTTTATTTTTATTGAGGAACTTAAGCGTGATAATTTGTATTACAAGATTAGTCAGGCTTTTGCAGTTTTTTTACCGATACATTCAGTGGGTATACAAGGAGATCAGCGTAAGTATGAGTGGGTAATTTCTTTGCGTGCAGTGGAAACTGTTGATTTTATGACGGCACGATGGGCTTATTTGTCTTATGATTTTTTAAATAAAGTATCTAATCGTATTGTTAATGAGGTTGAGGGAATATCTCGTGTAGTGTATGATATTTCTTCTAAACCTCCAGCTACTATTGAATGGGAATAA
- the ispG gene encoding flavodoxin-dependent (E)-4-hydroxy-3-methylbut-2-enyl-diphosphate synthase — translation MNNIANIIRRKSTRIYIGNIPIGDGAPIAVQSMVNTRTINILETVKQINALKKAGVDIVRVSIPTMDAAEAFKIIKQKTVDVPLIADIHFDYRIALKAAEYGADCLRINPGNIGNNKRIRSVVHCAQDKNIPIRIGINSGSLERDLQKKYDGNPTEHILLESAMRHVDILDKLNFHQFKVSVKSSDVLITVEAYRILASKIDQPLHIGLTESGALRNGTVKSAIALGFLLHEGIGDTIRISLAADPIEEVKVAFDILRVLKIRTHGINFIACPGCARQEFNVINVVNTLEQKVSDITTPMDISIIGCVVNGPGEAVKSTIGVAGARNKSGIYEDGIRQQKRCDNVSIVEELERRIRAKSESINKNNPATYHIKHNK, via the coding sequence ATGAATAATATCGCGAACATTATTCGCCGAAAGTCTACACGTATTTATATTGGTAATATTCCTATTGGAGATGGAGCACCTATTGCAGTGCAATCCATGGTCAACACTCGTACTATAAACATATTAGAAACAGTTAAACAAATCAATGCTTTAAAAAAAGCAGGAGTAGACATCGTTCGAGTATCAATACCTACCATGGACGCAGCTGAAGCCTTCAAAATAATTAAACAGAAAACAGTTGATGTTCCATTAATAGCAGACATTCATTTTGATTATCGAATTGCATTAAAAGCAGCTGAGTATGGAGCAGATTGTTTACGTATTAATCCTGGTAATATCGGAAATAATAAACGTATCCGATCTGTAGTACATTGTGCCCAAGATAAGAATATACCTATTCGAATTGGTATAAACTCTGGTTCTCTTGAACGCGATTTACAAAAAAAATATGATGGAAATCCAACAGAACATATTTTATTAGAATCAGCAATGAGACACGTAGATATTTTAGACAAATTAAACTTCCATCAATTTAAAGTCAGCGTCAAATCTTCCGACGTACTAATAACGGTAGAAGCATACCGTATATTAGCATCTAAAATAGATCAACCATTGCACATAGGTCTTACTGAATCAGGAGCTTTACGTAATGGCACAGTAAAATCTGCAATAGCTTTAGGTTTCTTATTACACGAAGGGATCGGAGATACAATACGTATATCATTAGCCGCAGATCCCATAGAAGAAGTGAAGGTAGCATTTGACATTTTGAGAGTCTTAAAGATTCGTACTCATGGCATTAATTTTATAGCTTGTCCAGGTTGCGCCCGACAAGAATTTAACGTAATTAATGTGGTTAATACTTTAGAACAGAAAGTAAGCGATATTACAACACCCATGGATATATCTATTATTGGATGTGTAGTCAATGGACCAGGAGAAGCAGTAAAATCAACAATTGGAGTCGCCGGTGCACGTAATAAAAGTGGTATATATGAGGATGGTATACGACAACAAAAAAGGTGTGATAATGTATCAATCGTTGAAGAATTAGAACGACGTATTAGAGCTAAATCGGAATCAATAAATAAAAATAATCCTGCTACTTACCATATCAAACATAATAAATAA
- the mqo gene encoding malate dehydrogenase (quinone), protein MSNIVVVGNKQHHLIKIDSSVDVVLVGAGIMSATFAMFLTILEPTWKIHIYERLDEPARESSNVWNNAGTGHAAFCELNYTQYDSKDRSSVDISKAVAVNEAFEMSRQFWAYLVQTKVLNNPSSFINNVPHMSFVWGDENVAFLKKRFRALQNSILFSGMMYSEDLQQIHKWVPLVINGRSMSQKVAATRMEMGTDINFGALTKQLLSELKKSLNFKLYLQHDVDRIKHNFDATWDVHIIDRRYSQKKCIRASYVFIGAGGKSISLLQNSGVPEVRGYAGFPVGGQFLVTKNKEIVAQHLAKVYGKAPVNTPPMSVPHIDTRILDGNKVLLFGPFATFSSKFLKYGSWLDLFHSLNKYNLIPIFQAGIDNFDLLKYLIGQLIMSDMQRINALKEYYPTVNPSDWTLVKAGQRVQIIKRNNEKRGVLQFGTEVVSSNDGTLSALLGASPGASTVVSIILELLSTMFNSEINSDSWKNKIIAMIPSYTSKLDGNIILLNKIRRYTCNVLELNYMEATNRTNMGY, encoded by the coding sequence ATGAGTAATATTGTAGTTGTGGGTAATAAACAACATCACTTAATTAAAATTGATTCTTCTGTGGATGTAGTGTTGGTTGGCGCTGGCATCATGAGCGCTACTTTTGCTATGTTTTTAACAATTCTTGAGCCAACCTGGAAAATTCATATATATGAACGTCTTGATGAACCGGCCCGAGAAAGTTCTAATGTATGGAATAATGCTGGAACTGGTCATGCAGCATTTTGTGAACTTAATTATACTCAATATGATTCTAAAGATCGTTCTTCTGTCGACATTTCAAAAGCTGTTGCTGTTAATGAAGCTTTTGAAATGTCGCGTCAGTTTTGGGCATATTTAGTACAAACAAAAGTTCTTAATAATCCAAGTTCTTTTATTAACAATGTGCCACATATGAGTTTTGTTTGGGGGGACGAGAATGTAGCTTTTTTAAAAAAACGTTTTCGAGCATTGCAAAATAGTATTTTGTTTAGTGGGATGATGTATTCTGAAGATTTGCAGCAAATTCATAAGTGGGTTCCTCTTGTTATTAATGGACGTAGCATGTCTCAAAAAGTAGCGGCTACTCGTATGGAAATGGGTACGGATATTAATTTTGGAGCACTTACTAAACAGTTATTGAGTGAGTTAAAGAAAAGTTTAAATTTTAAATTATATTTACAGCATGATGTTGATCGTATAAAACATAATTTTGATGCAACTTGGGATGTGCATATAATTGATCGACGATATAGTCAAAAAAAGTGTATTCGTGCAAGTTATGTGTTTATAGGGGCTGGAGGAAAATCAATTAGTCTTTTGCAGAATTCTGGGGTTCCGGAAGTTAGGGGGTATGCTGGATTTCCAGTAGGTGGTCAGTTTTTAGTTACAAAAAACAAGGAAATAGTCGCACAACATTTAGCAAAGGTATATGGAAAAGCACCTGTTAATACTCCTCCAATGTCGGTGCCGCATATAGATACTAGGATATTAGATGGTAATAAGGTTTTATTATTTGGTCCATTTGCTACTTTTAGCAGCAAATTTTTAAAATATGGATCATGGTTAGATTTATTTCATTCTTTAAATAAATATAATTTAATTCCAATATTTCAGGCTGGGATAGATAATTTTGATTTGTTGAAATATTTAATTGGTCAATTAATTATGTCGGATATGCAACGTATTAATGCACTTAAAGAATATTATCCGACAGTTAATCCGTCAGATTGGACTTTAGTTAAGGCAGGACAGCGCGTTCAAATTATTAAAAGGAATAATGAAAAAAGAGGTGTGTTACAATTTGGAACAGAGGTGGTTAGTTCTAATGATGGAACTTTATCAGCACTTCTTGGCGCATCTCCTGGAGCGTCTACTGTAGTTTCGATAATATTGGAACTTTTAAGTACGATGTTCAATAGTGAAATTAATAGTGATTCTTGGAAAAATAAAATTATAGCTATGATACCGTCATATACTAGTAAATTAGATGGTAATATTATTTTGCTAAATAAAATTAGACGGTATACTTGTAATGTTTTGGAATTAAATTATATGGAAGCGACAAATCGTACAAATATGGGGTATTAA
- the hisS gene encoding histidine--tRNA ligase, producing the protein MNKYNTKIQSIRGMHDCLPQDITIWQYVENTFKTILNSYGYKEIRFPIVENTNLFKRSIGEMTDVIEKEMYSFDDRNKNNLTLRPEGTSGCVRAGIEHGLFYKKEQRLWYLGPMFRYERPQKGRYRQFHQFSAEAFGQIGPDIDVELILITARCWKQLGINHHLSLELNSIGSLSSRLNYRKKLITFLEKNSNNLDHNDLRRLYSNPMRILDTKNSKTKELLLHAPILSEYLDNDSRTHFSELCQLLDLLEIPYTVNPYLVRGLDYYNKTVFEWVTDSLGVKKTICAGGRYDELVQELGGDAVPAVGFSIGLERVILLMREIDNNSFLNKNNTYIDIDVYLISLGDNSKKYSIQLSEHIHSILPSLRLMVHHGKNNIKRQLHSANKYKTRTILIINEKNYLTKTVILKNLQLGTKETLQHDEVIERLRNILFINHIHKK; encoded by the coding sequence ATGAATAAATATAATACGAAGATCCAATCTATTCGTGGCATGCATGATTGTTTGCCACAAGATATAACTATATGGCAATACGTAGAAAATACATTTAAAACTATACTAAATAGTTATGGATATAAAGAAATCAGATTTCCTATTGTTGAAAATACAAATTTATTCAAACGCTCAATTGGAGAAATGACAGATGTAATAGAAAAAGAAATGTATAGCTTTGATGATCGCAATAAGAATAACTTAACATTACGCCCAGAAGGAACATCTGGATGCGTGCGAGCAGGTATCGAACACGGCTTATTTTATAAAAAAGAACAACGTCTATGGTACCTTGGGCCAATGTTCCGATATGAACGCCCTCAAAAAGGACGTTATAGACAATTTCATCAGTTTAGTGCCGAAGCTTTTGGGCAAATAGGACCCGATATAGATGTTGAATTAATTTTAATTACTGCTCGTTGTTGGAAGCAATTAGGGATCAACCATCATTTATCATTAGAATTGAATTCAATCGGCTCATTATCATCTAGATTAAATTATCGAAAAAAATTAATAACTTTTTTAGAAAAAAACTCAAACAATTTAGATCATAATGATTTACGTCGTTTATACTCTAATCCCATGCGCATATTAGATACAAAAAATAGTAAAACTAAAGAATTATTACTTCATGCTCCCATATTAAGTGAGTATTTAGATAATGATTCACGTACTCATTTTTCTGAGCTATGTCAATTATTAGATCTATTAGAAATACCATACACAGTTAATCCATATTTAGTACGCGGTTTAGATTATTACAACAAAACAGTTTTTGAATGGGTTACCGATAGCTTAGGAGTAAAAAAAACTATCTGTGCTGGTGGCCGTTACGATGAATTAGTGCAGGAATTAGGAGGAGATGCAGTCCCTGCTGTAGGATTTTCTATAGGATTAGAACGTGTGATTTTATTAATGCGAGAAATCGATAATAATTCTTTTTTAAATAAAAATAATACATACATCGATATTGATGTCTACTTAATTAGCTTAGGAGATAATTCTAAAAAATATTCAATACAACTATCTGAACATATTCATTCAATATTGCCATCTTTACGATTAATGGTACACCACGGAAAAAATAATATAAAAAGACAACTGCATTCTGCTAACAAATATAAAACAAGAACCATATTAATCATAAATGAGAAAAATTATCTTACAAAAACGGTTATATTAAAAAATTTACAGTTAGGCACTAAAGAAACATTACAACACGATGAAGTTATTGAAAGATTAAGAAACATATTATTTATAAATCACATTCATAAAAAGTAA
- the ndk gene encoding nucleoside-diphosphate kinase — protein MIFKEHTLSIIKPDAIAKNIIGSIISRFETAGLSVIEAKILTLTCIQASEFYCEHQKKYFFESLINFMISGPIFVQILSGNNSIQRSREIMGATNPKHALAGTIRSDYGYDCTKNAIHGSDSKKSAMREIHYFFNT, from the coding sequence ATGATTTTTAAAGAACATACACTATCGATTATAAAACCTGATGCGATTGCGAAAAATATAATAGGATCTATAATTAGTAGATTTGAAACTGCTGGTCTTTCTGTTATAGAAGCTAAGATACTAACACTAACGTGTATACAAGCTTCTGAGTTTTATTGTGAACATCAAAAAAAATATTTTTTTGAAAGCTTAATAAATTTTATGATTTCTGGCCCAATATTTGTACAAATACTATCAGGTAATAATTCAATACAACGAAGTAGAGAAATAATGGGGGCCACTAATCCAAAGCATGCGTTAGCAGGAACTATTAGATCTGACTATGGTTATGATTGTACTAAAAATGCTATTCATGGATCAGATTCTAAGAAATCAGCTATGCGTGAAATTCATTATTTCTTTAATACATGA